One window of the Zea mays cultivar B73 chromosome 3, Zm-B73-REFERENCE-NAM-5.0, whole genome shotgun sequence genome contains the following:
- the LOC100284892 gene encoding alpha-L-fucosidase 2 — translation MTGVVAGAGGGNKAAGATLRLHHYLVMAGVAAAFVLACLRYAPDPAGYGFLAVAPRPVEADAGARRDTTPPPRPSSSSSSVVIFNFGDSNSDTGGMAAVNGMNINLPEGRTFFRRPTGRLSDGRLVIDFICESLHTPFLSPYLKALGADFSNGVNFAIGGSTATPGGSPFSLDVQLHQWLYFRARSMEMINLGQRPPIDREGFRKAIYTIDIGQNDVSAYMHLPYDQVLAKIPGFVAQIKYTIETLYSHGARKFWIHGTGALGCLPQKLAIPRDADDGDQLDAHGCLKTYNNAAKRFNALLGDACAQLRRRMVDAALVFVDMYAVKYDLVANHTTHGIEKPLMACCGYGGPPYNYNHFKACMSAEMQLCDVGTRFISWDGVHFTEAANAIVAAKVLTGDYSTPRVTIAKLVNSTLPNDD, via the exons ATGACCGGCGTTGTTGCAGGCGCCGGAGGGGGCAACAAGGCGGCGGGCGCCACGCTGCGGCTGCACCACTACCTTGTGATGGCCGGGGTGGCGGCGGCGTTCGTCCTCGCCTGCCTCCGGTACGCGCCGGACCCCGCGGGGTACGGCTTCCTGGCCGTGGCGCCGCGGCCGGTGGAGGCCGATGCTGGTGCCCGGCGGGACACCACTCCTCCACCGcgcccgtcgtcgtcgtcgtcgtcggtggTCATCTTCAACTTCGGTGACTCCAACTCCGACACGGGCGGCATGGCGGCGGTCAACGGGATGAACATTAACCTGCCCGAGGGACGCACCTTCTTCCGCCgccccaccggaaggctctccgaTGGCCGCCTCGTCATCGACTTCATCT GTGAGAGCCTGCACACGCCTTTCCTGAGCCCATACCTCAAGGCGCTGGGCGCGGATTTCAGCAACGGCGTGAACTTCGCCATCGGCGGCTCGACGGCGACGCCGGGGGGCTCTCCATTCTCGCTGGACGTGCAGCTCCATCAGTGGCTCTACTTCAGGGCCAGGTCCATGGAGATGATCAACCTAG GACAGAGGCCTCCCATCGATCGCGAAGGATTCCGAAAGGCCATCTACACCATCGACATCGGGCAGAACGACGTGTCTGCTTACATGCACCTGCCCTACGACCAAGTGCTTGCCAAGATCCCTGGATTTGTTGCTCAGATCAAGTACACCATCGAG ACGCTGTACTCGCACGGGGCCCGCAAGTTCTGGATCCACGGCACGGGCGCGCTGGGCTGCCTGCCGCAGAAGCTGGCCATCCCGCGGGACGCCGACGACGGCGACCAGCTGGACGCCCACGGCTGCCTCAAGACCTACAACAACGCCGCCAAGCGCTTCAACGCGCTGCTCGGCGACGCCTGCGCCCAGCTCCGGCGCCGGATGGTGGacgcggcgctcgtcttcgtcgacATGTACGCCGTCAAGTACGACCTGGTGGCCAACCACACGACGCACG GGATCGAGAAACCTCTCATGGCGTGCTGCGGCTACGGCGGGCCGCCGTACAACTACAACCACTTCAAGGCGTGCATGTCGGCGGAGATGCAGCTGTGCGACGTGGGCACGCGCTTCATCAGCTGGGACGGCGTGCACTTCACGGAGGCCGCCAACGCCATCGTCGCCGCCAAGGTGCTCACCGGCGACTACTCCACGCCCAGGGTCACCATCGCCAAACTCGTCAACTCCACGCTGCCCAACGACGACTAG